The Rhodobacter sp. CZR27 genome includes a window with the following:
- the nifT gene encoding putative nitrogen fixation protein NifT has translation MKVMISEGAKGFVAYVAKKDLEEPVVEMEKPGMWGGWAKLGNGWIFQMPEYDTPPSLPITVEARRLTDQEA, from the coding sequence ATGAAGGTGATGATCAGTGAAGGCGCCAAGGGGTTCGTGGCCTACGTGGCGAAGAAGGACCTCGAGGAGCCGGTGGTCGAGATGGAGAAGCCCGGCATGTGGGGCGGCTGGGCGAAGCTCGGCAACGGCTGGATCTTCCAGATGCCGGAGTATGACACGCCGCCCTCGCTGCCGATCACGGTCGAGGCGCGTCGCCTGACCGACCAGGAGGCCTGA
- a CDS encoding nitrogen fixation protein NifZ has protein sequence MPEADDTVEIYEPPLFEPGDKVRSRFTVKNDGTMWDAEIGEVVVHKGDEGYVRDVGTYLQRYYIYAVEFVDRRRIVGMRGRELVGLDIQEGTR, from the coding sequence ATGCCTGAGGCCGACGACACGGTCGAGATCTACGAGCCGCCGCTGTTCGAGCCGGGCGACAAGGTCCGCTCGCGCTTCACGGTGAAGAACGACGGCACGATGTGGGATGCCGAGATCGGCGAGGTCGTCGTCCACAAGGGCGACGAGGGCTATGTCCGCGACGTCGGCACCTATCTGCAACGCTACTACATCTACGCGGTCGAATTCGTCGACCGCCGCCGCATCGTGGGCATGCGGGGGCGCGAACTGGTCGGCCTCGACATACAGGAGGGAACGAGATGA
- a CDS encoding 4Fe-4S binding protein codes for MAYKIVKSQCTACGACEFECPNAAIKFKGEAYIIDPDKCTECAGQADSPQCVSVCPVPKTCVPA; via the coding sequence ATGGCCTACAAGATCGTCAAGTCGCAATGCACCGCCTGTGGCGCCTGCGAATTCGAATGCCCGAACGCCGCGATCAAGTTCAAGGGCGAAGCCTACATCATCGACCCCGACAAGTGCACCGAATGCGCGGGCCAGGCCGACTCGCCCCAATGCGTCTCGGTCTGCCCGGTGCCGAAAACCTGCGTCCCGGCCTGA
- a CDS encoding 4Fe4S-binding leucine-rich repeat protein translates to MPEGPEPLDWQGAAIDCDTCRHRERLAQGLCGPGWACANDRYAKRIERFFLLGPDLADEFLSHPYFEARAQAARAANLFRLPPLLDDPDPAVRSVAILRLPAVQAKRLAADPDRAVRIAVAHRLPLGELHILMRDADPAVRLVVARRAEQGALPVLARDPDPEVRACVARRIGPAWLIHFTADPEPLVRRTAAERVELARLGAFAADPDIRVRHAVAERADEPLATRLAADPDPLIRETAQMRLAQLREDADA, encoded by the coding sequence ATGCCGGAAGGCCCGGAGCCCCTGGACTGGCAGGGCGCAGCCATCGACTGCGACACCTGCCGGCACCGCGAGCGTCTTGCTCAGGGGCTCTGCGGTCCGGGCTGGGCCTGCGCGAACGACCGCTACGCCAAGCGGATCGAGCGGTTCTTCCTGCTCGGTCCCGACCTCGCCGACGAGTTCCTGAGCCATCCCTATTTCGAGGCCCGGGCCCAGGCCGCCCGCGCGGCCAACCTGTTCCGCCTGCCGCCGCTGCTCGACGATCCCGATCCGGCGGTCCGGTCGGTGGCGATCCTGCGGCTGCCCGCCGTGCAGGCGAAGCGGCTGGCGGCCGACCCCGACCGCGCGGTGCGCATCGCCGTCGCCCACCGCCTGCCGCTGGGAGAGCTGCACATCCTGATGCGCGACGCGGACCCGGCGGTCCGCCTCGTCGTGGCACGCCGGGCCGAGCAGGGGGCGCTGCCCGTCCTTGCCCGTGATCCCGATCCCGAAGTGCGCGCCTGCGTCGCCCGCCGGATCGGTCCGGCCTGGCTGATCCATTTCACGGCCGATCCCGAGCCGCTGGTGCGCCGCACCGCGGCCGAGCGGGTCGAGCTCGCCCGCCTCGGCGCCTTCGCCGCCGATCCCGACATCCGCGTCCGCCATGCCGTGGCCGAGCGTGCCGACGAGCCGCTCGCGACGCGCCTCGCCGCCGACCCGGACCCCCTGATCCGCGAGACCGCCCAGATGCGGCTCGCCCAGCTTCGCGAGGATGCCGATGCCTGA